The DNA window GTTTCATCACACGACTAACGACTTCACTTGCCGTAAATTGATAGCGATCAAAGGAGATGGAGAACTCCATTTCACTAAGAATATCAAGCCTTAATCCAGAAACAGCAGAAATTTCAGTAAATAATCGAGGATCTGGAGATGTCATTTGGAAAAAAATCCTTCTTTCTTTGGCAAAATGGCGCTTCACTTCCGCAAGACTACCATCGTATATGATACTTCCGTGATCGATAATGATCAGCCGTTGACATAAGTCCTCTATATCGCCGAGATCATGTGTTGTCAGCATCACTGTTGTTCTTTGCTGTTGATTAATTTCTTTAATAAATTCACGGATCTTTTGCTTAACAGAAATATCTAAACCAATCGTTGGCTCATCCAAATATAGAATCGGTGGATTATGTAATAATGAAGCCGCGAGATCTGCACGCATGCGTTGTCCCAAAGAGAGCTTTCTGGCAGATAAATGAATGAATTCATTCATACCAAGGATCTCAACAAATTGATCCAGATTAGCTTTATAGGTGGCTTCGGGTATTTGATAAATATCTTTGAGCAGCGAAAAAGATTCAACAATCGGGATATCCCACCATAGCTGAGTGCGTTGGCCAAAGACAGCTCCAATTTGCTGCGCGTTCTCCATTCTTTTCTTATGTGGATTTATCCCATTCACAGCAATCGTACCGGATGAAGGGACTAGAATTCCCGTTAACATCTTGATTGTCGTCGATTTTCCTGCCCCGTTTGGTCCTACATAAGCTACGGATTCTCCCGCTTCGATCGTGAGGTCAAGTGGCTTCACAGCGACTTTATCTATGTATTTAGGTGCAACTAAATGTTTGACTGCTCCCTTCAGACCAGGCTCTTTCACTGCCTGCCGGAATGACTTAGATAATTGCCGAACTTCAATAATGCTCATGTAAGTTCCCCCTGATTCCATTCAATTGTGAAGAGAAGTATCGCTTAATATAACACATTCATATTGTCGAATTCTCACGCACTTTGTCGAACAAGCACAAAAAAAGCAACAGACGCAGTAGTTCTCTACCACATCTGTTGCTCTCAATAATCGAATCATCATTACACTGATGTTCTATTCAATTGCTTAGCTTAAAACGTTCTACTACGAACCTCGAAGATCGCGAATTTTAAATAATGACCTTCATCGACGCCAAGGATTTGCGGATGGTCTTTACCAGCTGCGCGCCATTCGATGAGACGTAGTATTTTTCCAGCATCAGCAGCAGCTTCTTGAATGCTTTGCAGGAACAACTCAGGTCGCATATGGTAAGAACAGCTCGCTGTAACCAGATATCCACCCTCGTTCACAAGCTTCATCCCATGCAGGTTGATGTCTTTGTATCCTCTACTAGCACCTTTAACCGCACCTTTGGTTTTGGCAAAAGCCGGAGGATCCAGAATAACAACATCCCATGTACGTCCGCCACCCGCAGTTAACGCCACGGAAGTGTCTACTTTACCACTCTGAGCTGCGCGTGCTTGTCGCTCATTTAAACCTTTGACATTATTGCGGAGATATTCAAAAGCATCGGCGACAACAAATTCCACACGATCTTCAAAACCATTCAGCTCCACATTTTGCTTGGCATTCTCGATGGCATGCTCTGAAATATCTAGGCAAGTCACTTTTTTGGCGCCATATTTGCATGCATGGAGTGTGAAGCTACCTGTATGGGAGAAGCATTCCAGCACGGTTGCCCCATCCCAATAAGGGAAAGTAACTTCTTTACCCTTCTGATTCACTGGAACCAACTTTGTTCCTTCACCCTCTACGGATAACTCTTGCATCGTAATCCCGCTACGTTCGCCCCAACCAGTCATCAACGGCTTAATCGAAGCCCGATTCTCCCGTTGATCGAAGAAATATCCTGTCTTCTGGCCTTGCTCAATATCGACCTTAATTTTAAGGCCGTTCTCGGAAATCGTGACAAAACGTGGAGGATTCCCATAAAGAGGTCCCTTTACTGGCTCCAGCCCTTCCATTTCCCGCACAGATACGTCACTTCGCTCATAGATCCCTACAGGTCCAAGTACCTGAACAAGCGCTTCTACAATAACATCTCGACATTGATCCATAGCCAGTGTTAACAATTGAACGACTAATACATCGCCAAAACGATCCACTGTAAGTCCAGGTAGGAAGTCAGCTTCTCCATATACAAATCGGTAGGATTCCTCTTTCACAAACCGTTCACGATGCTTCAGGCAGTCACGGAATCTAGCTACAAAAAATTCAACATCCATTTGGTTTAGCGGAGCATACGATACCACGCGAACCGTAATTTGCGATGCAGGATTGTAATAACCAGTCGCCAGATATCTCCGTCGATGATCCATCACCTCAACCAAACTGCCGGGAGTTGGTTCTCCCTCCACATGTTCTATTTCATTACGGAATATCCACGGATGTCCCTGTTCTAGCCGTTTTCTGCGGCTACGTTGTAATATAATTGATCCCACGAATCGTTCACTCCTAAAAGTTTTGTTTAGCATAGCAACAATGAATACGGATCGTACAAAACTAACTTCGTAAGCATACGCTTAGTTTTGTTTAGCATTGAAGCCTTTTGATAGGCATACATATATATAACTTGTACATTTTTTCATTAAAGGGGGATACCCTAGTGTTCCGTGAAATTATAGTCCCCGTAACATTTGGACTTGCCCTGTTTCTGTTCGGCATGAAAATCATGGAGACCGCCCTGCAAGCATGGGCCGGACCCAGATTAATCAAGCTACTGCATGCGTCCACGCGGACGCCATGGACTGGACTTCTGTCCAGTACGGGGGTGACTGCGATTCTCCAGAGCAGCACGGCCATGACTGTAATGACCATTGGCCTTGTCAACGCGGGTCTGCTATCTTATGCCCAGAGTCTCGGCATCATCCTTGGTGGTAATATTGGTACTTGCCTTACCACTGAATTAATCGCTCTAGACATTTCAAGGATTGGCATTCCTTTGTTCCTTCTGTCCTTGCTGCTATGGGCAACCGCGGTCATGGGCGAAGAAATGGTGTTTATACAGAATCGCAATCTATTTCGTCTACTAAAACCCATTCAATACGGATCTTTAGCCGCTGGCGGCTTTAGCCTGATTATGATTGCTATTACCTGGATGCAATCGATTGGTCCCGCATTGGAGGCCCGTGGCATTATTGGCTGGCTGTTGGACCATGCGGCAAATAGTCTTCTCTGGGGAGCTGCTGCTGGCGCGATTCTAACCGCAATTATTCACAGCAGTGCTGCGGTCATTGCTATGACAATGGGACTTGTCGGCACCGGTGTACTCCCTATTGAACTTGGGATTGCTATGGTTATCGGTTCCAATGTAGGTACCTGCGTTACTGCGTGGATTGCGTCCATTGGTGGAACTCCGTCCGGCAGGTTTGTCGCCTGGTCACATATCATACTCAATGTACTAGGAGCGATATTGTTCCTACCGCTCATTCCAGTGCTAGAAACCGTCGCTAGCTGGATCTCCTCTGACCCTTCAGCTCAAATCGCCCATACGCAGACCATATTCAATTTGACTTGTTCATTGCTGGCGCTCCCGTTCTGTTATTTACCCGTATGGTCCAGAATGGGAGGCTCGCCAATGGATCCTTCTGGCAACCTCCCACCCACAACACAGTAAATCCTGCGTGACAGTAATTACAGTTCAACACCAAGTAACTTCAAGGCTTTTTCCAAAATAAAGTCATTATTATCATACCCTGATTTCTGCTGTTTCTCCCAAGCTTCTTTCGGTTCATACCAAGCTACTCCACGAATCTCTTCGATTTGCGGACGTAACTCACCGCCTTTGCTCTCAACAAGGTAATAATGAACTTCTTTGTCCACTTCGCCATGAACAGTATGATTATAAGTATAAGCTATAATATCAATGGGTTTATCGATTACGCCAACAACCCCAGTTTCCTCCAATATTTCGCGAAGTGCTGTTTCCTCAATCGTTTCTCCACTTTCTTGCTTCCCTTTGGCAAATGAAATCTTGCCGTAACGATCAGTAATGAGTTGGATTTGCATTTGGCCATCAGCATCGTGGCGATAGACGACGCCTCCTGCAGATATTTCTTTAAAAGACATGAGTGCACTCTCCCTACGTATAATTTTCTCATCTTGGTCTCATCCCACCCAAACCCTCCCTTACTGTAAGGGAGGGCCCCAAGGGTTGCACCCTCTGGACTCCCGCTTAGGTAACTTAGGAGGAAGTAGAGGCGCTCCTGCCCGCTGTCCCCTTTCGGGATGCGCTTTACGTTGGTGGGTGGAACGCTTTTCCCCCTTCGGGTACGTCTTACTTTAGGTGCACCCGGATCACCAGGTAGACCGGGTTGGATAGTTCTGCTGCTTTCGGGCGCTCCTAGGTTGACTACGGGGAATGAGCCGCTTGTCACCCCTTCGGGGTACGCTCTACTTTAAGGTTCCGTATAAAATGGAAATACTCCCGTTAATTTGTTAATATGACTCATCATTTCACTTATAACTGGAATAACTCCTGTTAAATCACCCGATTCACAATCATAATGGTTTGAAGCGCGAAATTAGAAGGAGGTAATCCAGTTAAGTTACTTACTGGTTCCTATGTACGCCATATTAGATGGAGAAATTCCGGTTATTTTCATTCCAGCAACTCTCCTCTTCGAGGATACACTTGCTCCGGAGCAAAGAGCTTCCCGATCCTAAAATCAACAACAAGGATTTCCTCCCCAGGCTGGGGTGAAATCCTTGTTGTTACTGTATAGGCACTATGCTAGGGCTTGTTCGGTGGCATCGTCAAGAATGCGGATTAATTGGCCTTGGCACGTGTTTACTCCAGCCTCGGTCAGTTTAACCCGGCATAGTTTGCCGGTCAAATCTTGCGGGGCATCGAAGCGGATTTGTAGGTAGTTATCGCTGAAGCCGGTTACCCGACCTTCACCGGATAATCCCTTCTCATCGCGCTCAGGAATAACATCGAGCACTTGGCCTACAAAAGTCTCTGCGTAAGCAAGCTGCATACGCTCGGACAGATCAATCAATTGATGAACACGGGCATGCTTGACCTCTTCATCAACCTGATCCTCCATCCGTGCTGCTGGTGTACCTGTACGCTGAGAATAAGGGAATACGTGCATTTCGGAGAAGCCGATCCGCTTAATCGCCTCAAAACCCTCGGCGAACATCTCATCGGTTTCACCTGGGAAGCCTACGATGATATCGGTCGTAATGGCCACCTCTGGCATGAACTGACGAATCTTCGCAATCTTTTGCTCAAATTCCTCTATGGTATATTTACGTCTCATCCGTTTCAGTACTTCATTACTACCCGCTTGAAGTGGGATATGGAAGTGGCGACACATTTTATCGGAGCCTTTGAGCACTTCCAGCATCCGATCATCGATCTGGCTCGCTTCAATAGAGCTGATACGAATACGACCCAAACCTTCTATTTTGTCGAGCTCCCATAAGAGATCAGCTAGATCATAGTTCTCCATATCATCGCCGTAACCACCGGTGTGAATTCCCGTCAGGACAATTTCTTTATATCCTGCAGCGACTAATTGACGCGCTTGATTCACAACGCTTTGTGGATCACGGCTACGAGACAGACCACGGGACCATGGAATAATACAGAAGGTGCAGAAGTTGTTGCATCCTTCTTGGATTTTCAGAAATGCCCGCGTATGATCGGCAAAATCCGGTACATCCAGCTCCTCAAACTCACGGGTTTTCATAATGTTCCGCACAGCATTGATCGGCTGCCGTTGCTCCTGAATTTGCTCCACATACGGCATGATTTTGTCACGATCCTGCGTTCCGATGACGAGATCGACACCTTCAATATCCAATATTTCATTAGGGGACGTCTGGGCGTAACAGCCCGTCACAGCAATAATCGCATTCGGATTACGACGTACCGCACGCCGGATAATCTGACGACTCTTCTTATCACCTGTATTGGTTACCGTACAAGTGTTAATCAGATATACATCAGCTGTCTGTTCGAAATCGACCTGTTCATAACCTTTACTCTTAAACAATTGCCAAATCGCTTCCGTATCATAAAAATTGACCTTACAACCCAAGGTATAAAATGCAACGGATGGCATCTCAAACTCCCCCCATTTCTCCAGATTCATACATGATGCAAGTTAGGGCGGCCATAGCAGCCGTTTCTGTCCGCAATATTCGTCTTCCAAGACCAGTGGACTTAGCACCAACAGCTTCGGCTTCAGTTACCTCATTCTCGGCAAATCCACCCTCTGGACCGACAACAACAAGTAGTTTATACGTGCGCTGAGTCTCTAATTGTTTGACGAAAGGGCTCAGCACTTCCCTTAATTGTTGACCCTGCTCTTTTTCATAGCAAATACACACTAAATCGTACTCAGGCAGAACAGATAACAGCCCTTTCCAAGAGACCGGATTCTCCACGACGGGAATGATGCTTCGATGCGCTTGTTCAGCCGCTTCTTTGGCAATTTTACGCCAACGTGCCGTGCGCTTCTCTTCCTTTTTATGATCGTATTGAACCACGGTCCGCTCCGATTCAAAAGGTAAGAAAGCAGCAGCACCGATTTCCGTACACTTCTGAATAACCGTCTCCATCTTATCGCCCTTCGGTAAGCTTTGCGCTACCGTTACATGAAGCCACGGCTCGCCCGTGGAGTTCAGGTGCTCCGTGATATCTGCGGTTACTTCATCCGTTTCAATGGAGGTAATCTCCACAATAGCTACTCTGGAGACTCCATCACTGACAATAACCTTATCTCCTGGTTTGGAGCGCATCACTTTACTGATATGACGAACATCCTCACCGAGAATTCTCACGGTCTGATCCCCAAATTGTTCTGGCTCTATAAAATAACGTTGCATGTCCATCAATCCTTGTCTCAAATTACCAAATTACATCATACAACTTTTAGATTTCGCTTTCCAGTACTTCTTCCCAGATCATCCATGTCAATTTTAGGCTCCCATGAGCATGAGGAAAAACTTAGCGAAATGCATATACATGGAATGTGCTGCCGTGTATAACGGAGAAATGGTGTATCTTTGCAATCCCGGAATAACTAGAATTAACAAGAAGATAAACATGGAGTATTGCTCAAACTTCTTAAGCGTACCAAACATAGAACGCGGAACGATATCTTCCAGAATCCGATAACCATCGAGTGGGGGAAGTGGAAGCAAGTTAAATAGGAATAAGAAAAAGTTCATTAATGTAAATAAGCCAAAAAATAATCTGATCGCTTCAAGTAGTTTATCATTTGAAATAGCATCTAATATACCAAATTGAATTAAAATGACATAGATCAGTGTACCGAGAACTCCCAGCAACAAGTTACTGAGCGGACCTGCTGCTGAGACGATAACCCCCATAAGTCTGGGTTTACTGAAATTGTCGCGATTTACCGGTACCGGCCTTGCCCAACCAAATCCAGCAATGAGCAGCAGGATAATACCTATCAAGTCAAAGTGTACGGTTGGATTCAAAGTTACCCTACCTAGCAACTTAGCCGTAGGATCTCCGAATTTATTAGCAAAATAAGCATGCGAGAACTCATGCACGGTAAAGGCAATAACCAAGGTGACCAAGTAAAAAGGAAGCTGCTCTATAGGAACCCGCAGCAATTGATTAAGAAAATCCATTACAAACTACCTCTTTCTAGCCACGAAAGCAATCCAGTCTTCATCACGAGCGGTTTCAGTAATTTCGAAACCTGCTGCAAGAAGTCCTTCCTTCACGACCTGTTCTTTATTCTTATAAATACCAGAAGCAATATAGTATCCTCCTGGTTGTAAAGCCTGATATGCGTCGTCAAGGAATAGCAAAATGATTTCCGCCAGAATATTAGCCACTACCACCCGGACAGGTAGCTTAACTCCAAGCTCTGGCACAGTTCCTTTGCCAAGTACAGACAGCAAATCACTTTCCACAACCGTAATACGGTCGTCCATGCTGTTTAATCTTGCATTCTCAGTAGCGCTGGATACAGCAACAGGATCGAGATCAAGTGCCAGCACACGCGAAGCACCTAGTAGGCATGCGCCGATTGCCAGAATACCAGAACCCGTTCCGACATCGATCACTTCATCTCCTTCTTGAATTACGCCCTCGAGTGTACGAAGGCACAGCGATGTAGTCGGATGAGCGCCCGTCCCAAAAGCCATTCCAGGGTCTAGCTCAATGATCCGCTCATCTTCACTCTCAGGTGTGTATTCCTCCCAGGTTGGCTTGATCGTTAGGCGATCAGAAACACGCAAGGGCTTGAAATATTGCTTCCAATTATTCGCCCAATCATCTTCACTAACATCTTTTACCGAGATCGTTGCTGAACCCGGATCGATATCGTATTCTCTCAATTCTTCCGTCCGCTGACTTACTTGTTTAACAACGGAATCAATATCTGTTCCTTCAGGAAAATATCCGTAAATCCATGCTTCTCCCTCCGGAATGTCATTCGGTGGAATTTCATACCACTCTCCAAGCGATGTGTCGCGTGGTTTATTATTATCAACGTGCTCATCAATGGTGACTCCACCCGCACCCGCTTCATGCATAAAGTTGGAGATCATCTCCACTGCTTCCTCCGTCGTATGTATCTTAATTTCAGTCCAAATCATTGTGTCTTTTTCCTCCTTAGCAATCTTGCATAACATTCATTGTACTATAGAATAGAAATGGTGACAAAAAAGCCGCCTAAGCGGCTTTGTTTAATGCTATATACACTTGAATTCTTACATAATCCCTCCAGCTTCTTCGATGATTCGTAATGCCTGATGATGAACCTCCTCATCCATAACAGCAGTCAATAGAACATCATGGCCCGTAGGACCTCCCTGACCACCATCACTCATCCCACTATTCGTCGGATCAGCCGCAGAAAGAATATCTGCACCAGGAAATCCAATACTAGTCTGTTGTGTAAGAGAAGCTAATCCACTTATGCTTGTTGATATCGAGTTCATAAGATCATAGGATTGACTAGGATATCGACTAAACCGATTAATCGATACATCCTGCACTCGTAGCGATTGAAGTCTCCGTGCCACATTTTCGGCTTCCTCCGGACTTTTGAAATACGCTAGAATATTCTTTTCACCCATCAAGATCCCTACTTTCTTTCTTATATAAATGATGGACTCTGCCGCGAACGCAGTTCCTTGAATGATTAGGATGTAATATATCCCTCTACTTTATTCAAAATTACATTCAACTGAATTGTGATATAGAAATTTTGAAACTATTTCCCCTTTGTGCCGTAATATTGAGTTAGACACAAACACTTACTCTAGGAGGATTT is part of the Paenibacillus segetis genome and encodes:
- a CDS encoding ABC transporter ATP-binding protein encodes the protein MSIIEVRQLSKSFRQAVKEPGLKGAVKHLVAPKYIDKVAVKPLDLTIEAGESVAYVGPNGAGKSTTIKMLTGILVPSSGTIAVNGINPHKKRMENAQQIGAVFGQRTQLWWDIPIVESFSLLKDIYQIPEATYKANLDQFVEILGMNEFIHLSARKLSLGQRMRADLAASLLHNPPILYLDEPTIGLDISVKQKIREFIKEINQQQRTTVMLTTHDLGDIEDLCQRLIIIDHGSIIYDGSLAEVKRHFAKERRIFFQMTSPDPRLFTEISAVSGLRLDILSEMEFSISFDRYQFTASEVVSRVMKHGEVQDFRMEESNIEQVIKAVYEGNLDLNQTM
- a CDS encoding class I SAM-dependent rRNA methyltransferase, whose amino-acid sequence is MGSIILQRSRRKRLEQGHPWIFRNEIEHVEGEPTPGSLVEVMDHRRRYLATGYYNPASQITVRVVSYAPLNQMDVEFFVARFRDCLKHRERFVKEESYRFVYGEADFLPGLTVDRFGDVLVVQLLTLAMDQCRDVIVEALVQVLGPVGIYERSDVSVREMEGLEPVKGPLYGNPPRFVTISENGLKIKVDIEQGQKTGYFFDQRENRASIKPLMTGWGERSGITMQELSVEGEGTKLVPVNQKGKEVTFPYWDGATVLECFSHTGSFTLHACKYGAKKVTCLDISEHAIENAKQNVELNGFEDRVEFVVADAFEYLRNNVKGLNERQARAAQSGKVDTSVALTAGGGRTWDVVILDPPAFAKTKGAVKGASRGYKDINLHGMKLVNEGGYLVTASCSYHMRPELFLQSIQEAAADAGKILRLIEWRAAGKDHPQILGVDEGHYLKFAIFEVRSRTF
- a CDS encoding Na/Pi cotransporter family protein, with the protein product MFREIIVPVTFGLALFLFGMKIMETALQAWAGPRLIKLLHASTRTPWTGLLSSTGVTAILQSSTAMTVMTIGLVNAGLLSYAQSLGIILGGNIGTCLTTELIALDISRIGIPLFLLSLLLWATAVMGEEMVFIQNRNLFRLLKPIQYGSLAAGGFSLIMIAITWMQSIGPALEARGIIGWLLDHAANSLLWGAAAGAILTAIIHSSAAVIAMTMGLVGTGVLPIELGIAMVIGSNVGTCVTAWIASIGGTPSGRFVAWSHIILNVLGAILFLPLIPVLETVASWISSDPSAQIAHTQTIFNLTCSLLALPFCYLPVWSRMGGSPMDPSGNLPPTTQ
- a CDS encoding NUDIX hydrolase, whose protein sequence is MSFKEISAGGVVYRHDADGQMQIQLITDRYGKISFAKGKQESGETIEETALREILEETGVVGVIDKPIDIIAYTYNHTVHGEVDKEVHYYLVESKGGELRPQIEEIRGVAWYEPKEAWEKQQKSGYDNNDFILEKALKLLGVEL
- the mtaB gene encoding tRNA (N(6)-L-threonylcarbamoyladenosine(37)-C(2))-methylthiotransferase MtaB codes for the protein MPSVAFYTLGCKVNFYDTEAIWQLFKSKGYEQVDFEQTADVYLINTCTVTNTGDKKSRQIIRRAVRRNPNAIIAVTGCYAQTSPNEILDIEGVDLVIGTQDRDKIMPYVEQIQEQRQPINAVRNIMKTREFEELDVPDFADHTRAFLKIQEGCNNFCTFCIIPWSRGLSRSRDPQSVVNQARQLVAAGYKEIVLTGIHTGGYGDDMENYDLADLLWELDKIEGLGRIRISSIEASQIDDRMLEVLKGSDKMCRHFHIPLQAGSNEVLKRMRRKYTIEEFEQKIAKIRQFMPEVAITTDIIVGFPGETDEMFAEGFEAIKRIGFSEMHVFPYSQRTGTPAARMEDQVDEEVKHARVHQLIDLSERMQLAYAETFVGQVLDVIPERDEKGLSGEGRVTGFSDNYLQIRFDAPQDLTGKLCRVKLTEAGVNTCQGQLIRILDDATEQALA
- a CDS encoding RsmE family RNA methyltransferase, producing the protein MQRYFIEPEQFGDQTVRILGEDVRHISKVMRSKPGDKVIVSDGVSRVAIVEITSIETDEVTADITEHLNSTGEPWLHVTVAQSLPKGDKMETVIQKCTEIGAAAFLPFESERTVVQYDHKKEEKRTARWRKIAKEAAEQAHRSIIPVVENPVSWKGLLSVLPEYDLVCICYEKEQGQQLREVLSPFVKQLETQRTYKLLVVVGPEGGFAENEVTEAEAVGAKSTGLGRRILRTETAAMAALTCIMYESGEMGGV
- a CDS encoding site-2 protease family protein, with protein sequence MDFLNQLLRVPIEQLPFYLVTLVIAFTVHEFSHAYFANKFGDPTAKLLGRVTLNPTVHFDLIGIILLLIAGFGWARPVPVNRDNFSKPRLMGVIVSAAGPLSNLLLGVLGTLIYVILIQFGILDAISNDKLLEAIRLFFGLFTLMNFFLFLFNLLPLPPLDGYRILEDIVPRSMFGTLKKFEQYSMFIFLLILVIPGLQRYTISPLYTAAHSMYMHFAKFFLMLMGA
- the prmA gene encoding 50S ribosomal protein L11 methyltransferase — its product is MIWTEIKIHTTEEAVEMISNFMHEAGAGGVTIDEHVDNNKPRDTSLGEWYEIPPNDIPEGEAWIYGYFPEGTDIDSVVKQVSQRTEELREYDIDPGSATISVKDVSEDDWANNWKQYFKPLRVSDRLTIKPTWEEYTPESEDERIIELDPGMAFGTGAHPTTSLCLRTLEGVIQEGDEVIDVGTGSGILAIGACLLGASRVLALDLDPVAVSSATENARLNSMDDRITVVESDLLSVLGKGTVPELGVKLPVRVVVANILAEIILLFLDDAYQALQPGGYYIASGIYKNKEQVVKEGLLAAGFEITETARDEDWIAFVARKR